In the Olleya sp. Hel_I_94 genome, one interval contains:
- a CDS encoding metallophosphoesterase family protein, whose protein sequence is MKKILLLSDTHSHIDDAVLSHVKQADEVWHAGDIGDLKVTDAIKALKPLRAVWGNIDNNKARAEFPENNRFTIEGVDVWITHIGGYPNRYNIRVREEITKNPPKLFICGHSHILKVIQDKKLGLLHMNPGAIGIHGFHNVRTMLRFTIDNGKIENLEVIEYPRK, encoded by the coding sequence ATGAAAAAAATATTACTACTATCAGACACACATAGTCATATAGATGATGCTGTACTTAGTCACGTCAAACAAGCTGACGAAGTCTGGCATGCTGGAGATATTGGTGACCTTAAAGTTACAGATGCTATTAAAGCATTAAAACCACTTCGTGCTGTTTGGGGTAACATTGATAATAATAAAGCTAGAGCTGAATTCCCTGAAAACAATCGGTTTACTATTGAAGGTGTTGATGTTTGGATTACACACATTGGAGGATATCCAAATAGATACAATATTAGGGTAAGAGAGGAAATTACTAAAAATCCACCTAAATTATTTATTTGTGGACACTCACATATATTAAAAGTAATACAGGATAAAAAACTAGGTTTATTACACATGAATCCAGGAGCAATTGGCATCCATGGTTTTCATAATGTACGTACCATGTTACGCTTTACCATTGATAATGGTAAAATTGAAAATCTAGAAGTTATTGAATATCCAAGAAAATAA
- the truA gene encoding tRNA pseudouridine(38-40) synthase TruA: protein MRYFIELAYNGTNYHGWQNQPNAISVQEVLEKALSTILGETITVMGAGRTDAGVHAKQLFAHMDTDVAFKIDTLQYKLNSFLPKDVAIQSIFKVIPDAHARFHATSRAYVYRIALRKSPFNFDQTYFLKQSLDIDKLNQATKILFDYTDFQCFSKSNTDVHTYNCDIMEAKWDVVEDEIHFTIKADRFLRNMVRAIVGTLINIGIGKLEVNDMHTIIQSKNRSEAGYSVPAKGLYLIKVEYPDTIKLND from the coding sequence TTGCGCTATTTTATAGAACTCGCTTATAACGGAACAAATTATCATGGTTGGCAAAATCAGCCCAACGCTATATCTGTACAAGAAGTTTTAGAAAAAGCACTATCAACTATTTTAGGAGAAACTATTACTGTTATGGGAGCAGGACGTACAGATGCAGGTGTACATGCCAAACAGTTGTTTGCTCATATGGATACAGATGTTGCATTTAAAATTGACACGTTGCAGTATAAATTAAATTCTTTTTTACCTAAAGATGTGGCTATTCAGTCCATATTTAAGGTAATACCAGACGCTCATGCTCGTTTTCATGCAACTAGCAGAGCTTATGTTTATAGAATTGCGTTAAGGAAAAGTCCTTTTAATTTTGATCAGACTTATTTTTTAAAACAGTCTTTAGATATTGATAAGCTTAATCAAGCGACTAAAATATTATTTGATTACACAGATTTTCAGTGCTTTAGTAAGTCTAATACAGATGTACATACCTATAATTGTGATATTATGGAGGCAAAATGGGATGTGGTAGAGGACGAAATTCATTTTACAATTAAAGCAGATCGTTTTTTGCGTAATATGGTTAGAGCAATTGTTGGTACGCTAATAAATATTGGTATTGGTAAGTTGGAAGTTAACGACATGCATACAATAATACAATCTAAAAATAGAAGTGAAGCTGGTTATTCCGTACCTGCTAAAGGTTTATATCTAATAAAAGTTGAGTATCCTGATACTATAAAATTAAATGACTAA
- the folP gene encoding dihydropteroate synthase, whose product MTINCKGKLIDLSTPKVMGILNVTPDSFFDGGRYKDETSIIKQVENMLNEGATFIDVGAYSSRPNAPFVSEDEELQRIVPIIKLLVGHFPDIIISVDTFRSQVAKATIIEGAALINDISAGLLDDNMLPIIADLQVPYIMMHMRGTPQTMQTLTQYSNLIKDINFYFSERIAKARELGIIDLILDPGFGFAKTLEQNFELLSKFELLNIAELPVLAGISRKSMIYKTIDTTAANALNGTTALHVIALQKGAKILRVHDVKEAKECITLYNKLHA is encoded by the coding sequence ATGACAATAAATTGTAAAGGCAAACTTATAGATTTAAGTACTCCAAAAGTAATGGGTATTTTAAATGTAACACCAGATTCTTTTTTTGATGGTGGACGTTATAAAGATGAAACTTCAATAATAAAACAAGTAGAAAACATGCTAAATGAAGGTGCCACGTTTATTGACGTTGGTGCTTACAGCTCAAGACCAAATGCGCCATTTGTAAGTGAAGACGAAGAATTGCAACGCATTGTACCAATAATAAAACTTTTGGTTGGTCATTTTCCAGATATTATAATATCTGTGGACACCTTTAGAAGTCAAGTAGCAAAAGCAACTATTATTGAAGGTGCTGCTTTAATTAATGATATTTCGGCAGGTTTATTAGATGACAACATGCTACCAATTATTGCCGACTTACAAGTCCCATATATAATGATGCATATGCGTGGTACACCACAAACTATGCAAACACTAACCCAATACAGCAACTTAATCAAGGATATTAATTTTTATTTTTCAGAACGTATCGCCAAAGCGCGCGAATTGGGTATTATAGATTTAATTTTAGATCCTGGTTTTGGTTTTGCTAAAACTTTAGAACAAAATTTTGAACTTTTAAGTAAGTTTGAATTATTAAATATTGCAGAATTGCCAGTATTAGCAGGTATATCCAGAAAATCTATGATTTACAAAACCATAGATACTACAGCAGCAAATGCTTTAAACGGAACAACCGCTTTACACGTGATTGCACTACAAAAAGGAGCTAAAATTTTGCGCGTGCACGATGTAAAAGAAGCTAAAGAATGTATCACACTATATAACAAATTACATGCTTAA
- a CDS encoding DUF4293 domain-containing protein gives MLQRIQTIYLLIVAAISGGLIFVFELWTTTNEVVVFAKDELLVFGLFLASALLALVSIFSFKNRKSQFMLGRLNQILNLILLGFFVYRILNASGEANDVSEKGVAIFLPVISIVFLILSNRAIKKDEDLVKSVDRLR, from the coding sequence ATGTTACAACGTATACAAACCATATATTTATTAATTGTTGCTGCAATTTCTGGTGGACTTATTTTTGTCTTTGAGTTATGGACAACAACTAATGAGGTTGTTGTGTTTGCAAAAGATGAGCTACTTGTTTTTGGTTTGTTTTTGGCATCAGCGTTATTAGCATTAGTTTCAATATTTAGCTTTAAAAATAGAAAGTCTCAATTTATGCTGGGACGACTTAATCAGATATTAAATTTAATTTTACTAGGATTTTTCGTGTATCGAATACTAAATGCATCTGGAGAAGCAAATGATGTTTCAGAGAAAGGTGTTGCGATTTTCCTCCCTGTTATTTCTATCGTCTTTTTGATTTTATCAAATAGAGCCATTAAGAAGGATGAAGATCTTGTAAAATCTGTAGATCGTCTACGTTAA
- a CDS encoding dodecin family protein: protein MEVLSNSDKSWEDATKKAVKHASKSVKNIRSVYVQDQSASVKDGEVVDFRVNLKITFEVN, encoded by the coding sequence ATGGAAGTATTATCAAACTCTGATAAAAGTTGGGAAGATGCAACTAAAAAAGCAGTAAAGCATGCGTCTAAAAGCGTTAAAAACATTAGATCTGTTTATGTACAAGATCAAAGTGCTAGCGTTAAAGATGGCGAAGTTGTAGACTTTAGAGTTAATCTTAAAATTACATTTGAGGTTAACTAA
- the rpsT gene encoding 30S ribosomal protein S20, translating into MANHKSTLKRIRSNEAKRLLNKYQHKTTRNAIKKLRELEDKKEAEALFPSVVSMLDRLAKKNVIHTNKASNLKSSLAKHVAAL; encoded by the coding sequence ATGGCAAATCATAAGTCAACTTTAAAAAGAATCAGAAGTAACGAAGCTAAGCGTTTGTTAAATAAGTACCAACATAAGACTACACGTAATGCTATTAAAAAATTACGTGAATTAGAAGACAAGAAAGAAGCTGAAGCTTTATTTCCTTCTGTAGTATCTATGTTAGATAGATTAGCTAAGAAAAATGTTATTCACACTAACAAAGCTTCTAACTTAAAGTCTAGTTTAGCTAAGCACGTAGCTGCTTTATAA
- the rho gene encoding transcription termination factor Rho, whose amino-acid sequence MFEISQLKEMKLPELQDIAKKLNVSKFRSLKKLDLVYQILDKQAADPKAVLEVKKEDTPVKKAPAKTEASKKPATQKPKRARVSKPAQQKDNTKQPQLDLKPEAEAKSEVGDKTPATKAPAKPQPKKPVHNHQKNKQSNDNKDDKQGDNKQPNRPKHNNQKNQKNNNQKNGNQHNGNKDSRNRYREPDFEFDAIIESEGVLDIMQDGYGFLRSSDYNYLSSPDDIYVSQSQIRLFGLKVGDTVLGQVRPPKEGEKYFPLIKVSKINGQNPNVVRDRVAFEHLTPLFPQEKFNIAEKQATISTRIMDLFAPIGKGQRGMIVSQPKTGKTMLLKDVANAIAANHPEVYQMILLIDERPEEVTDMQRNVRGEVIASTFDKEAHEHVKIANIVLEKAKRLVECGHDVVILLDSITRLARAYNSVQPASGKILSGGVDANALHKPKRFFGAARNIENGGSLTIIATALTETGSKMDEVIFEEFKGTGNMELQLDRKISNRRIFPAIDLTSSSTRRDDILLDASTIQRMWVMRKYLADMNPVEAMEFINDRFKQTRNNEEFLISMNG is encoded by the coding sequence ATGTTTGAAATCTCACAATTAAAAGAAATGAAGCTACCTGAATTGCAGGATATAGCTAAAAAACTGAATGTCTCAAAGTTTCGTTCATTAAAAAAATTAGATTTAGTATATCAAATACTAGATAAGCAAGCAGCAGACCCAAAAGCTGTTTTAGAAGTAAAAAAAGAGGATACACCTGTCAAAAAAGCACCTGCTAAAACAGAAGCTTCAAAAAAGCCAGCTACGCAAAAACCAAAAAGAGCTAGAGTTAGTAAACCTGCACAACAAAAGGACAACACTAAGCAACCTCAATTAGATTTAAAACCTGAGGCAGAAGCAAAATCAGAGGTTGGAGATAAAACACCTGCAACAAAAGCACCTGCTAAACCACAACCAAAAAAACCGGTTCATAATCATCAAAAAAATAAGCAATCTAACGACAATAAAGATGATAAACAAGGTGACAACAAGCAACCTAATCGACCAAAACATAACAACCAAAAGAATCAAAAAAATAACAATCAAAAAAATGGTAACCAACATAACGGTAACAAAGACAGTCGTAACCGTTACAGAGAACCAGATTTTGAATTTGACGCAATAATAGAAAGCGAAGGAGTCTTAGACATCATGCAAGATGGCTATGGTTTTTTGCGTTCTTCAGATTATAATTACCTTTCATCACCAGATGATATTTATGTATCACAATCTCAAATCCGTTTATTTGGATTAAAAGTAGGAGATACAGTATTAGGTCAAGTAAGACCACCAAAAGAAGGCGAAAAATATTTCCCTTTAATTAAAGTAAGCAAAATAAATGGTCAAAACCCAAATGTGGTTAGAGACCGTGTTGCTTTTGAGCATTTAACACCATTATTTCCTCAAGAAAAATTCAATATTGCAGAAAAGCAAGCGACTATTTCTACACGAATTATGGACCTGTTTGCACCAATAGGCAAAGGACAACGTGGTATGATAGTATCACAACCAAAAACAGGTAAAACAATGCTTTTAAAGGATGTTGCCAATGCAATTGCTGCAAACCATCCTGAAGTATACCAAATGATATTACTAATTGACGAGCGTCCTGAAGAAGTAACAGACATGCAACGTAATGTGCGTGGAGAAGTTATTGCTTCTACTTTTGATAAAGAAGCGCATGAGCATGTAAAAATTGCTAACATCGTATTAGAAAAAGCAAAACGATTGGTAGAATGTGGACATGATGTAGTAATCTTATTAGATTCAATCACACGTTTAGCCAGAGCATACAACTCCGTACAACCAGCATCAGGAAAAATACTTTCTGGAGGTGTAGATGCAAACGCATTACACAAACCAAAACGTTTCTTTGGAGCTGCACGTAACATAGAAAATGGAGGGTCACTAACTATTATTGCAACAGCATTAACAGAAACAGGATCTAAAATGGACGAGGTTATCTTTGAAGAATTTAAAGGTACCGGAAATATGGAGCTACAATTAGACCGTAAAATATCTAACCGTCGTATTTTCCCTGCAATTGATTTAACATCATCAAGTACACGTCGTGACGACATATTACTAGATGCTTCCACAATCCAACGTATGTGGGTAATGCGTAAATACCTTGCAGACATGAACCCTGTAGAAGCTATGGAATTTATAAACGACCGCTTTAAACAAACCAGAAACAACGAAGAGTTTTTAATCTCAATGAATGGTTAA
- the proS gene encoding proline--tRNA ligase: protein MSKKLTSRAENYSKWYNELVVEADLAENSAVRGCMVIKPYGFAIWEKMQAELDRMFKETGHQNAYFPLFVPKSLFEAEEKNAEGFAKECAVVTHYRLQNDPDNPGKLRVDPNAKLEEELVVRPTSEAIIWNTYKGWIQSYRDLPLLINQWANVVRWEMRTRLFLRTAEFLWQEGHTAHATKAEAITEAELMNNIYATFAENFMAIPVIQGLKTESERFAGADETYCIEALMQDGKALQAGTSHFLGQNFAKAFDVKFTSKEGKQDYVWATSWGVSTRLMGALIMTHSDDHGLVLPPNLAPNQVVIVPIYKTDEQLEAITEVVNGIMKDLRSKNISVKFDNRDTHRPGAKFAQHELQGVPLRIAIGSRDLENGTVELARRDTLTKEVVALDGLIDKVEGLMTEIQDTLFNKAKTYRDNHITEVDTFEEFKKVLEEKGGFISAHWDGTAETEDKIKEITKATIRCMPLEGKIEKGICVLTGRESARRVLFAKAY, encoded by the coding sequence ATGAGTAAAAAACTAACAAGTAGAGCAGAAAATTATTCCAAATGGTATAATGAACTGGTGGTAGAAGCTGATTTAGCAGAAAACTCAGCAGTAAGAGGATGTATGGTTATTAAACCTTATGGGTTTGCTATTTGGGAAAAGATGCAAGCGGAGTTAGATAGAATGTTTAAAGAGACAGGTCATCAAAATGCATACTTCCCTTTATTTGTGCCTAAGAGCTTATTTGAAGCAGAAGAAAAAAATGCTGAAGGTTTTGCTAAAGAATGTGCAGTCGTTACACATTATAGATTACAAAACGATCCAGATAATCCAGGTAAATTACGAGTGGACCCTAATGCTAAGCTAGAGGAGGAGTTAGTTGTAAGGCCAACTAGTGAAGCTATAATTTGGAATACATATAAAGGATGGATTCAATCTTACAGAGATTTACCTTTATTAATCAATCAATGGGCTAATGTGGTACGTTGGGAAATGCGTACGCGTTTGTTTTTAAGAACAGCTGAGTTTTTATGGCAAGAAGGTCATACAGCACATGCTACTAAAGCAGAAGCAATCACAGAAGCAGAATTAATGAATAATATATATGCCACTTTTGCTGAAAACTTTATGGCTATACCAGTAATACAAGGATTGAAAACCGAAAGTGAGCGTTTTGCAGGTGCTGATGAAACGTATTGTATTGAGGCATTAATGCAGGATGGAAAAGCTTTACAAGCTGGTACGTCTCACTTTTTAGGGCAGAATTTTGCAAAAGCATTTGATGTGAAGTTTACATCAAAAGAAGGGAAACAGGATTATGTATGGGCAACATCTTGGGGAGTGTCTACTAGATTAATGGGAGCATTAATAATGACGCATAGTGATGATCATGGTTTAGTCTTACCTCCAAATTTAGCGCCTAATCAAGTAGTTATTGTTCCTATATATAAGACCGACGAACAATTAGAAGCTATTACCGAAGTGGTAAATGGCATAATGAAAGACCTAAGGAGTAAAAACATTTCTGTTAAGTTTGATAATAGAGACACGCATAGACCTGGAGCTAAGTTTGCACAGCATGAATTACAAGGTGTGCCTTTAAGAATAGCAATAGGATCAAGAGATCTAGAAAATGGAACAGTGGAGCTTGCTAGACGTGATACATTAACTAAAGAGGTTGTTGCATTGGATGGTTTAATTGATAAGGTTGAAGGATTAATGACAGAAATACAAGACACTTTATTTAATAAAGCTAAAACTTACAGAGATAATCACATCACAGAAGTAGATACTTTTGAGGAATTTAAAAAAGTTTTAGAAGAAAAGGGTGGATTTATCTCTGCGCATTGGGATGGAACTGCAGAAACTGAAGATAAAATTAAAGAAATTACCAAAGCTACGATTAGATGTATGCCTTTAGAAGGAAAAATTGAAAAAGGAATTTGTGTGCTTACTGGCAGAGAATCAGCACGTCGCGTATTGTTTGCAAAAGCGTATTAA
- the cdaA gene encoding diadenylate cyclase CdaA: MEIFKDILKFSWIDMIDVVLVALLLYYVYKLVKGTVAINIFIGIVVIYFIYLTVEALQMVLLTKILGGFISVGFIALIIVFQQEVRKFLLMVGSTNFASRRKFLSQLKFLKIEQGTSTDIDAIISACNKMSSSKTGALIVLERNNNLDFLANTGDEMNIKVTQPIIESIFFKNSPLHDGAIIIQDNIVKATRVILPVNNEKNIPQRFGLRHRAAVGVTERTDAIAIAVSEETGQISCFRNGEFLPFENTIELAQILKDDLE; encoded by the coding sequence TTGGAAATATTTAAAGACATTTTAAAATTTAGTTGGATTGACATGATAGATGTTGTGCTTGTTGCACTGCTACTTTATTACGTATACAAGCTAGTTAAAGGGACTGTAGCCATTAATATTTTTATTGGTATTGTGGTTATCTACTTTATTTACTTGACGGTTGAAGCCTTACAAATGGTTTTACTTACCAAGATTTTAGGAGGTTTTATTAGTGTCGGATTTATTGCTTTAATTATTGTATTTCAGCAGGAAGTAAGAAAGTTTTTATTAATGGTTGGATCTACAAACTTTGCTAGTCGACGCAAGTTTTTAAGTCAGTTAAAGTTTTTAAAGATAGAACAAGGTACATCCACAGATATTGATGCTATAATCTCTGCTTGCAATAAAATGAGCAGTTCTAAAACTGGTGCTTTAATTGTTTTGGAGCGTAATAATAATCTTGATTTTTTAGCCAATACAGGTGACGAAATGAATATTAAAGTTACACAACCAATTATAGAAAGTATCTTTTTTAAAAATAGTCCACTACACGATGGCGCCATTATTATACAAGATAATATTGTTAAAGCAACACGTGTTATTTTACCTGTAAACAACGAGAAAAACATTCCGCAACGTTTTGGATTACGTCATCGTGCTGCTGTTGGTGTTACAGAGCGTACTGACGCTATTGCAATTGCAGTAAGTGAAGAAACTGGACAGATTTCATGCTTTAGAAATGGCGAATTCCTTCCGTTTGAAAACACTATTGAATTAGCTCAAATTTTGAAAGATGATTTAGAGTAG
- a CDS encoding ABC transporter ATP-binding protein codes for MTKTKENIFDLQLFKRLFKYTKPYRTVFYALIVSVLILGALSIATPVLLREIIDEHLVKKDYSGFVYLIVLMVVLLVAQVLLQLFFIFYSSWLGLKMVKDIRVKLFDHILSFRMKYFNTSSVGVLITRAVTDMERIASVFGDGLFTIVRDLLVMVVISGAMLYYNWQLSLIVFVTLPIVLFATKIFQRYMKRAFEDVRNEVSNLNSFVQERVTGMKILQLFTREDTEYKNFKEINNRHKKAWLKTVWYNSIFFPIAEFLGSLTTGLVVWFGGLNILVEGSNVTPGDLFMFITMIPMLFRPLRQIADKFNTLQMGMIASNRVFKILDTTSHIDNAGNLIADNFKGAINFKNVHFSYVEDEEVLKGISFNVNVGDTVAIVGATGAGKSTVINLLNRFYEINSGSIAVDNIDIKEYTLVSLRQQIAVVLQDVFLFADTILNNITLSNPNITEADVVKAAKDIGIHDFIMSLPNGYHYNVKERGVMLSSGQRQLISFLRAYVTNPSILVLDEATSSVDSYSEQLIQTATEKITKGRTSIVIAHRLATIQKADNIIVMDAGLIVEQGTHAELLKKENGYYKNLYEVQFLQAEKVAS; via the coding sequence ATGACTAAGACTAAAGAAAACATTTTTGATTTACAACTATTTAAACGTTTGTTTAAATACACAAAACCTTACAGAACCGTTTTTTACGCATTAATAGTGTCTGTTTTAATTTTAGGTGCTTTAAGTATTGCAACACCTGTTTTACTTAGAGAAATTATTGACGAGCATCTTGTTAAAAAAGATTACAGTGGTTTTGTATATCTTATAGTATTAATGGTTGTGCTATTGGTAGCACAAGTTTTGCTACAATTGTTTTTTATATTTTACTCGTCTTGGTTAGGCTTAAAAATGGTAAAAGACATACGTGTTAAACTATTTGACCATATTTTAAGCTTCAGGATGAAATATTTTAACACCTCTTCAGTAGGTGTTTTAATAACAAGAGCTGTTACAGATATGGAACGTATTGCATCTGTTTTTGGTGATGGTTTATTTACCATTGTTAGAGATTTATTAGTTATGGTTGTTATATCTGGTGCAATGTTATATTACAACTGGCAATTAAGTTTAATTGTATTTGTGACCTTACCAATTGTTTTATTTGCAACTAAAATTTTTCAGCGTTACATGAAACGTGCGTTTGAAGATGTACGTAATGAGGTCTCTAACCTAAATTCGTTTGTGCAGGAGCGTGTAACAGGTATGAAAATTTTACAACTGTTTACAAGAGAAGATACCGAGTATAAAAACTTTAAAGAAATTAATAATCGTCATAAAAAAGCGTGGTTAAAAACGGTTTGGTATAACTCGATATTTTTTCCGATTGCAGAATTTTTAGGATCGCTAACAACAGGTTTAGTGGTGTGGTTTGGTGGTTTAAATATTTTAGTTGAAGGTAGTAATGTTACACCTGGAGATTTATTTATGTTTATTACCATGATCCCAATGTTGTTTAGACCATTACGTCAAATAGCAGATAAGTTTAATACGCTGCAAATGGGTATGATTGCCTCAAATCGTGTATTTAAAATATTAGATACAACATCGCATATTGATAATGCTGGAAACTTAATAGCAGATAACTTTAAAGGAGCTATTAATTTTAAAAATGTACACTTTAGTTATGTGGAGGATGAAGAAGTTTTAAAAGGGATCAGTTTTAATGTTAATGTTGGAGATACGGTTGCTATTGTTGGTGCTACAGGAGCAGGAAAAAGTACAGTTATTAACTTGTTAAACCGTTTTTACGAAATTAATTCGGGTAGCATAGCAGTGGATAATATAGATATTAAAGAGTATACATTAGTCTCTTTAAGACAGCAAATAGCAGTAGTGCTTCAAGATGTGTTTTTGTTTGCAGATACCATTTTAAACAATATTACACTTAGTAATCCAAATATTACCGAAGCTGATGTGGTCAAAGCAGCTAAGGATATTGGGATACATGATTTTATAATGAGTCTTCCAAATGGTTACCATTACAATGTAAAGGAAAGAGGTGTTATGTTGTCTTCTGGACAACGCCAATTAATCTCTTTTTTACGTGCCTATGTAACTAACCCAAGTATTTTGGTATTAGATGAAGCAACGTCATCTGTGGATTCGTATTCAGAACAATTAATACAAACAGCAACAGAGAAAATTACTAAAGGTCGTACCTCTATAGTTATTGCACACAGATTAGCAACTATCCAAAAAGCAGATAATATTATTGTTATGGATGCTGGTTTAATTGTAGAGCAAGGAACACATGCCGAGTTGCTTAAAAAAGAAAATGGCTATTATAAAAACTTATACGAAGTACAGTTTTTGCAAGCAGAAAAGGTGGCTAGTTAA
- a CDS encoding OmpP1/FadL family transporter, producing MKKLFILVIGVISVSVSQAQNINDALRYSSGDIKGTARFQSMSGAFGALGGDLSAFSVNPAGSAVFTSSYASISLGIENNENDTNYFNGMNNSSNSSVNLNQGGGVFIFKNTNDNSKWRKFSLGINYDISKNYEDDWRANGTGNTSIGQYFLANAQGLRLDEISAFPGESTTEAYAEIGSAYGFDNQQAFLGYDSYILEPETFDDDNQNYTSNIRGNSFKQDYSYAATGYNGKISFNVGTQYGDDTYFGLNLNSHFLNYERYTSLYETNSNENSTVRDVLFDNTLSTNGSGFSFQLGGIFKLTNELRAGLTYDSPTWMSLQDETTQYLETLVIDDTNGDFYQVVDPNIVNIYETYRLQTPSKITGSLAYVFGTKGLISFDYSRKDHSKTKFKPTSDTYFNYQNTLIENALTAASTYKIGAEYKLNQFSFRGGYRIEESPYADKNTIGDLKGYSLGLGYNFGNTNLDLSYSKSQQDRNYQLYDTGLTNTVAIDNSNSNITLTLGFKI from the coding sequence ATGAAAAAATTATTTATACTAGTCATAGGTGTTATATCTGTGTCTGTAAGTCAAGCTCAAAACATAAATGACGCATTAAGATACTCCAGTGGAGACATTAAAGGAACCGCAAGATTTCAAAGTATGAGTGGTGCTTTTGGAGCGCTTGGAGGAGACTTAAGTGCTTTTAGCGTAAACCCTGCAGGTTCTGCAGTATTTACAAGTAGTTACGCCTCTATATCTTTAGGTATTGAAAATAATGAAAACGACACTAATTACTTTAACGGAATGAATAATTCATCAAATTCTTCAGTTAACTTAAATCAAGGTGGTGGTGTTTTTATTTTCAAAAACACCAATGATAATTCTAAATGGAGAAAATTTTCATTAGGGATTAATTATGACATCTCTAAAAATTATGAGGATGATTGGAGAGCTAATGGAACTGGTAATACTAGTATTGGCCAATATTTTTTAGCTAATGCACAAGGGTTACGTTTGGATGAAATATCAGCATTTCCTGGTGAATCCACCACCGAAGCTTATGCCGAAATAGGTAGCGCTTATGGTTTTGATAATCAGCAAGCCTTTTTAGGGTATGACTCATACATCTTAGAGCCTGAAACTTTTGATGATGATAATCAAAACTACACAAGTAACATTAGAGGTAATTCATTTAAACAAGATTACAGCTATGCAGCAACAGGTTATAATGGTAAGATTAGTTTTAATGTTGGTACCCAATATGGTGATGACACTTATTTTGGATTAAACCTAAATTCGCACTTTTTAAATTACGAACGTTATACCAGTTTATACGAAACCAACTCAAATGAAAACTCTACTGTAAGAGACGTTTTATTTGACAATACACTATCTACAAATGGATCAGGTTTTTCTTTTCAATTAGGTGGTATCTTTAAATTAACAAATGAATTAAGAGCAGGTTTAACTTATGACTCGCCAACATGGATGAGTTTACAAGACGAAACAACCCAATATTTAGAAACTTTAGTTATTGATGATACAAATGGAGACTTTTATCAAGTTGTAGACCCAAACATTGTTAATATTTATGAAACCTATCGTTTACAAACACCTAGTAAAATTACAGGAAGTTTAGCTTACGTATTTGGCACAAAAGGTTTAATAAGCTTTGATTATTCTAGAAAAGATCATAGTAAAACAAAATTTAAGCCTACGTCAGACACTTACTTTAATTATCAAAACACATTGATTGAAAATGCATTAACTGCAGCCTCTACATATAAGATTGGTGCAGAATACAAACTAAACCAATTTAGCTTCAGAGGAGGTTATAGAATTGAAGAAAGTCCATATGCAGACAAAAACACTATTGGAGATTTAAAAGGCTATTCTCTAGGTTTAGGTTATAATTTTGGAAATACTAATTTGGATTTATCTTACAGCAAATCTCAACAAGATAGAAACTATCAATTATATGACACAGGACTTACTAACACTGTCGCGATAGACAATTCTAACTCAAATATTACATTAACATTAGGTTTTAAAATTTAA